Proteins encoded within one genomic window of Platichthys flesus chromosome 13, fPlaFle2.1, whole genome shotgun sequence:
- the rab20 gene encoding ras-related protein Rab-20 — MPEGSKMKKPDVKVVLLGDMNVGKTSLLHRYTERKFKDTVSTVGGAFFLKQWGPYNISIWDTAGREQFHGLGSMYCRGASAVILTYDVTNWQSLAELEERFLSLTDTANQDCIYAIVGNKADLTDPKAQLSHDSIGVSEDQTQCEEERTEPQILSSCPTPPASPESLSGLIPHKQVAHEDAVAFYGRILRYKGLEDKSSLPPEKMCFETSAKTGYNVDALFETLFDLVLPSILRKRNENQESPTVDLEVCRGAGGRRARSTCC, encoded by the exons ATGCCCGAGGGGTCGAAGATGAAGAAGCCCGACGTGAAGGTGGTCCTCCTGGGGGACATGAACGTGGGGAAGACCTCGCTGCTCCACAGGTACACGGAGAGGAAGTTTAAAGACACCGTGAGCACCGTCGGAGGGGCGTTCTTCCTCAAGCAGTGGGGGCCCTACAACATCTCGATATGGGACACCGCCG GTCGTGAACAGTTCCACGGGTTGGGCTCCATGTACTGCAGAGGTGCGTCGGCTGTCATCCTCACTTACGATGTCACCAACTGGCAAAGCTTGGCTGAGCTGGAGGAGCGCTTCCTGTCCCTGACCGACACCGCTAACCAGGACTGCATTTACGCCATAGTGGGCAACAAGGCTGACCTCACAGACCCTAAAGCCCAGTTGTCCCACGACTCAATCGGAGTGTCGGAGGATCAAACCCAGTGCGAGGAGGAAAGGACAGAACCACAGATTCTGTCCTCGTGCCCGACACCCCCGGCCTCTCCTGAATCCCTCTCCGGGCTGATCCCACACAAACAGGTCGCCCACGAGGACGCGGTGGCTTTCTATGGGAGAATACTGCGCTACAAGGGCCTGGAGGACAAGAGCAGCCTGCCTCCAGAGAAGATGTGCTTTGAGACGAGTGCCAAGACAGGCTACAATGTGGACGCATTGTTCGAGACACTGTTCGATCTGGTGCTGCCCTCCATCCTGAGGAAGAGAAACGAGAACCAGGAGTCTCCCACAGTCGACCTGGAGGTGTGCAGGGGGGCAGGCGGCAGGCGGGCCAGATCGACCTGCTGCTAG
- the naxd gene encoding ATP-dependent (S)-NAD(P)H-hydrate dehydratase isoform X3, translating to MIRAVCLHLSAGRLRSRLVFERYYGLGSTSHSGMDDELLALVKSIVPPLTSKKHKGQAGRIGIIGGCQDYTGAPYFAAISALKVGADLSHVFCTKDAATVIKSYSPELIVHPVLDSPNAVEEIEKWLPRLHGLVVGPGLGREDFLLKTVKEVIEKSKARDIPIVIDADGLWLVTQQPSVIQGYTKGILTPNFMEFTRLYEALHHEPVDSSDHQRSALQLSVAMGNLTLVLKGEQDLITDGSKVIWCSAEGSGRRCGGQGDLLSGSMGVLAHWAHAAAATGGVKSMNPSVVAAFGACSLTRQCNSQAFKRHGRSTTTSDMIPEIGPAFKKLFES from the exons ATGATCAGAGCCGTGTGTCTGCATCTGTCAGCGGGGAGGCTCAGATCCAGGTTAg TGTTTGAACGCTACTACGGCTTGGGGTCTACCTCACACAGCGGCATGGACGATGAACTCCTTGCCCTAGTAAAGAGTATAGTCCCTCCACTGACGTCCAAAAAGCACAAGGGACAAGCCGGACGAATCGGGATCATTGGAGGATGCCAAGA CTATACCGGAGCCCCATACTTTGCAGCCATCTCTGCATTGAAAGTG GGGGCCGACTTGTCTCATGTGTTCTGCACCAAAGATGCTGCGACTGTTATCAAGTCATACAGCCCTGAGCTCATAGTTCATCCTGTTCT GGACAGTCCTAATGCAGTGGAGGAGATTGAAAAATGGCTCCCGAGACTGCATGGCCTTGTGGTGGGACCAGGTCTAGGGAGAGAAGACTTCTTACTGAAAACAGTTAAG GAGGTGATAGAGAAGTCTAAAGCGAGAGATATTCCTATAGTCATCGATGCG gaTGGATTATGGCTTGTTACACAGCAACCATCTGTTATTCAAGGGTACACCAAGGGTATCCTCACACCCAACTTCATGGAGTTCACCCGACTATATGAGGCCCTG CACCATGAACCCGTGGACAGTAGTGACCATCAACGCAGCGCCTTGCAGCTCAGTGTAGCCATGGGCAACCTCACTCTGGTGCTAAAAGGAGAACAGGATCTCATCACAGATGGCAGTAAAG tgatcTGGTGCAGTGCTGAGGGCAGTGGGAGAAGATGTGGCGGACAGGGCGACCTCCTGTCTGGATCTATGGGAGTGCTGGCACACTGGGCTCATGCTGCCGCTGCAACTGGAGGGGTCAAAAG TATGAATCCTTCAGTGGTTGCAGCATTCGGAGCCTGTTCACTCACCAGGCAATGCAACAGTCAAGCATTCAAGCGACACGGCAGATCCACCACCACCTCGGACATGATCCCGGAGATTGGCCCGGCTTTTAAAAAGTTATTTGAAAGCTGA
- the naxd gene encoding ATP-dependent (S)-NAD(P)H-hydrate dehydratase isoform X2 encodes MPQHIQMFTFTLLTLTLSIIATYVCLNRRVFERYYGLGSTSHSGMDDELLALVKSIVPPLTSKKHKGQAGRIGIIGGCQDYTGAPYFAAISALKVGADLSHVFCTKDAATVIKSYSPELIVHPVLDSPNAVEEIEKWLPRLHGLVVGPGLGREDFLLKTVKEVIEKSKARDIPIVIDADGLWLVTQQPSVIQGYTKGILTPNFMEFTRLYEALHHEPVDSSDHQRSALQLSVAMGNLTLVLKGEQDLITDGSKVIWCSAEGSGRRCGGQGDLLSGSMGVLAHWAHAAAATGGVKSMNPSVVAAFGACSLTRQCNSQAFKRHGRSTTTSDMIPEIGPAFKKLFES; translated from the exons ATGCCACAACACATCCAGATGTTCACCTTTACcctcctcacactcacactgtccATTATCGCCACATACGTCTGTTTGAACAGGAGAG TGTTTGAACGCTACTACGGCTTGGGGTCTACCTCACACAGCGGCATGGACGATGAACTCCTTGCCCTAGTAAAGAGTATAGTCCCTCCACTGACGTCCAAAAAGCACAAGGGACAAGCCGGACGAATCGGGATCATTGGAGGATGCCAAGA CTATACCGGAGCCCCATACTTTGCAGCCATCTCTGCATTGAAAGTG GGGGCCGACTTGTCTCATGTGTTCTGCACCAAAGATGCTGCGACTGTTATCAAGTCATACAGCCCTGAGCTCATAGTTCATCCTGTTCT GGACAGTCCTAATGCAGTGGAGGAGATTGAAAAATGGCTCCCGAGACTGCATGGCCTTGTGGTGGGACCAGGTCTAGGGAGAGAAGACTTCTTACTGAAAACAGTTAAG GAGGTGATAGAGAAGTCTAAAGCGAGAGATATTCCTATAGTCATCGATGCG gaTGGATTATGGCTTGTTACACAGCAACCATCTGTTATTCAAGGGTACACCAAGGGTATCCTCACACCCAACTTCATGGAGTTCACCCGACTATATGAGGCCCTG CACCATGAACCCGTGGACAGTAGTGACCATCAACGCAGCGCCTTGCAGCTCAGTGTAGCCATGGGCAACCTCACTCTGGTGCTAAAAGGAGAACAGGATCTCATCACAGATGGCAGTAAAG tgatcTGGTGCAGTGCTGAGGGCAGTGGGAGAAGATGTGGCGGACAGGGCGACCTCCTGTCTGGATCTATGGGAGTGCTGGCACACTGGGCTCATGCTGCCGCTGCAACTGGAGGGGTCAAAAG TATGAATCCTTCAGTGGTTGCAGCATTCGGAGCCTGTTCACTCACCAGGCAATGCAACAGTCAAGCATTCAAGCGACACGGCAGATCCACCACCACCTCGGACATGATCCCGGAGATTGGCCCGGCTTTTAAAAAGTTATTTGAAAGCTGA
- the naxd gene encoding ATP-dependent (S)-NAD(P)H-hydrate dehydratase isoform X1, with protein MQANTTRGFLWSDVETRTLLNIWGEQDIQAALDGNFRNSFVYRDVSRRLGAMGFERTPEQCRVRIKSLKRQYLLAKEGNLRNNGQYHKICKFYDAMDGILSNRPALDPREFMDGGMGGEEAVDGLEEDGEDGQDVYSECTGECPYPAQAEVKLEYPTIPIPIPVKVTVGNNSTSVRPHNTAQSTTNVPPRAPKRQRKRRANFPMEKLMEQFLEQSAQAEDNFYRMEEQRLQAEDRRREAEHARELHMLQMLGQMFSSISSSSSSSSSSSSSARPGSASTPSKKASVPARAPVFSSASPSCAHGPSVHLRRPLPQTDCYSQQSQLLEPDPQALVFERYYGLGSTSHSGMDDELLALVKSIVPPLTSKKHKGQAGRIGIIGGCQDYTGAPYFAAISALKVGADLSHVFCTKDAATVIKSYSPELIVHPVLDSPNAVEEIEKWLPRLHGLVVGPGLGREDFLLKTVKEVIEKSKARDIPIVIDADGLWLVTQQPSVIQGYTKGILTPNFMEFTRLYEALHHEPVDSSDHQRSALQLSVAMGNLTLVLKGEQDLITDGSKVIWCSAEGSGRRCGGQGDLLSGSMGVLAHWAHAAAATGGVKSMNPSVVAAFGACSLTRQCNSQAFKRHGRSTTTSDMIPEIGPAFKKLFES; from the exons ATGCAAGCGAACACGACGCGGGGCTTCTTGTGGTCGGACGTGGAGACGAGGACCCTGCTCAACATCTGGGGGGAGCAGGACATCCAGGCGGCGCTGGACGGAAACTTCCGAAACAGCTTCGTGTACCGCGACGTCTCCCGGCGGCTCGGGGCGATGGGGTTCGAGAGGACGCCGGAGCAATGCCGGGTGCGCATCAAGAGCCTCAAGAGGCAGTACCTGCTGGCGAAGGAGGGCAATCTGCGCAACAACGGGCAGTATCACAAGATCTGCAAGTTCTACGACGCCATGGACGGCATCCTGAGCAACCGGCCCGCTCTTGACCCCCGGGAGTTCATGGACGGCgggatgggaggagaggaggccgTGGATGGcctggaggaggatggagaggatggCCAGGATGTTTACTCCGAGTGCACAGGGGAGTGTCCTTACCCTGCGCAGGCTGAAGTGAAGCTGGAATACCCAACTATTCCCATCCCGATTCCAGTTAAAGTGACAGTGGGAAATAACA GCACCTCAGTGAGACCCCACAACACGGCCCAGTCGACTACTAACGTGCCGCCCAGAGCACccaagaggcagaggaagaggcgTGCAAACTTCCCCATGGAGAAACTGATGGAGCAGTTCCTGGAGCAGAGCGCCCAGGCCGAGGACAACTTCTACCGCATGGAGGAGCAGCGGTTGCAGGCAGAGGACCGCCGCAGAGAGGCCGAGCACGCCAGGGAGCTGCACATGCTACAGATGCTTGGCCAGATGTTCTCCAgcatctcctcctcgtcttcctcctcctcctcctcctcatcctccgcCAGGCCGGGCTCTGCGAGCACTCCCTCCAAGAAGGCTTCCGTCCCTGCCCGCGCGCCTGTGTTCTCCAGTGCCTCCCCGTCGTGTGCACATGGCCCGTCGGTTCATCTCAGACGTCCTTTACCCCAGACAGACTGTTACAGCCAACAGAGTCAACTGTTGGAACCAGATCCCCAGGCATTAG TGTTTGAACGCTACTACGGCTTGGGGTCTACCTCACACAGCGGCATGGACGATGAACTCCTTGCCCTAGTAAAGAGTATAGTCCCTCCACTGACGTCCAAAAAGCACAAGGGACAAGCCGGACGAATCGGGATCATTGGAGGATGCCAAGA CTATACCGGAGCCCCATACTTTGCAGCCATCTCTGCATTGAAAGTG GGGGCCGACTTGTCTCATGTGTTCTGCACCAAAGATGCTGCGACTGTTATCAAGTCATACAGCCCTGAGCTCATAGTTCATCCTGTTCT GGACAGTCCTAATGCAGTGGAGGAGATTGAAAAATGGCTCCCGAGACTGCATGGCCTTGTGGTGGGACCAGGTCTAGGGAGAGAAGACTTCTTACTGAAAACAGTTAAG GAGGTGATAGAGAAGTCTAAAGCGAGAGATATTCCTATAGTCATCGATGCG gaTGGATTATGGCTTGTTACACAGCAACCATCTGTTATTCAAGGGTACACCAAGGGTATCCTCACACCCAACTTCATGGAGTTCACCCGACTATATGAGGCCCTG CACCATGAACCCGTGGACAGTAGTGACCATCAACGCAGCGCCTTGCAGCTCAGTGTAGCCATGGGCAACCTCACTCTGGTGCTAAAAGGAGAACAGGATCTCATCACAGATGGCAGTAAAG tgatcTGGTGCAGTGCTGAGGGCAGTGGGAGAAGATGTGGCGGACAGGGCGACCTCCTGTCTGGATCTATGGGAGTGCTGGCACACTGGGCTCATGCTGCCGCTGCAACTGGAGGGGTCAAAAG TATGAATCCTTCAGTGGTTGCAGCATTCGGAGCCTGTTCACTCACCAGGCAATGCAACAGTCAAGCATTCAAGCGACACGGCAGATCCACCACCACCTCGGACATGATCCCGGAGATTGGCCCGGCTTTTAAAAAGTTATTTGAAAGCTGA
- the naxd gene encoding ATP-dependent (S)-NAD(P)H-hydrate dehydratase isoform X4 yields MDDELLALVKSIVPPLTSKKHKGQAGRIGIIGGCQDYTGAPYFAAISALKVGADLSHVFCTKDAATVIKSYSPELIVHPVLDSPNAVEEIEKWLPRLHGLVVGPGLGREDFLLKTVKEVIEKSKARDIPIVIDADGLWLVTQQPSVIQGYTKGILTPNFMEFTRLYEALHHEPVDSSDHQRSALQLSVAMGNLTLVLKGEQDLITDGSKVIWCSAEGSGRRCGGQGDLLSGSMGVLAHWAHAAAATGGVKSMNPSVVAAFGACSLTRQCNSQAFKRHGRSTTTSDMIPEIGPAFKKLFES; encoded by the exons ATGGACGATGAACTCCTTGCCCTAGTAAAGAGTATAGTCCCTCCACTGACGTCCAAAAAGCACAAGGGACAAGCCGGACGAATCGGGATCATTGGAGGATGCCAAGA CTATACCGGAGCCCCATACTTTGCAGCCATCTCTGCATTGAAAGTG GGGGCCGACTTGTCTCATGTGTTCTGCACCAAAGATGCTGCGACTGTTATCAAGTCATACAGCCCTGAGCTCATAGTTCATCCTGTTCT GGACAGTCCTAATGCAGTGGAGGAGATTGAAAAATGGCTCCCGAGACTGCATGGCCTTGTGGTGGGACCAGGTCTAGGGAGAGAAGACTTCTTACTGAAAACAGTTAAG GAGGTGATAGAGAAGTCTAAAGCGAGAGATATTCCTATAGTCATCGATGCG gaTGGATTATGGCTTGTTACACAGCAACCATCTGTTATTCAAGGGTACACCAAGGGTATCCTCACACCCAACTTCATGGAGTTCACCCGACTATATGAGGCCCTG CACCATGAACCCGTGGACAGTAGTGACCATCAACGCAGCGCCTTGCAGCTCAGTGTAGCCATGGGCAACCTCACTCTGGTGCTAAAAGGAGAACAGGATCTCATCACAGATGGCAGTAAAG tgatcTGGTGCAGTGCTGAGGGCAGTGGGAGAAGATGTGGCGGACAGGGCGACCTCCTGTCTGGATCTATGGGAGTGCTGGCACACTGGGCTCATGCTGCCGCTGCAACTGGAGGGGTCAAAAG TATGAATCCTTCAGTGGTTGCAGCATTCGGAGCCTGTTCACTCACCAGGCAATGCAACAGTCAAGCATTCAAGCGACACGGCAGATCCACCACCACCTCGGACATGATCCCGGAGATTGGCCCGGCTTTTAAAAAGTTATTTGAAAGCTGA
- the ing1 gene encoding inhibitor of growth protein 1, producing MLNPTNGDPGHVVVNYVEEYLDLVESLPFDLQRSVSLMKEIDARYQDVLKELDDAYERYRRESDSVQRRKLQLSIQRALIRSQELGDEKIQIAGQMVELVENRTRQIDWHSELLVSSQEVPESHVPTATVMTTTAAAMTPTSSAAITPGKPGHLDKKREEVTPSSGSADKSGGKRSRRQKNGETRESYGVVDHPEEAGAGASREKRAKTSSKKKKRSKGKSEREVSPPDLPIDPDEPTYCLCEQVSYGEMIGCDNDECPIEWFHFSCVGLHHKPKGKWYCPKCRGENEKTMDKALERAKKERAYNR from the exons ATGTTGAACCCGACCAATGGTGACCCGGGCCACGTTGTTGTGAATTATGTTGAGGAGTATCTGGACCTGGTGGAATCGCTTCCCTTTGACCTGCAGCGGAGTGTGTCGCTCATGAAGGAGATCGATGCCAGGTATCAAG ATGTTCTGAAGGAGCTCGACGATGCTTACGAACGGTATCGCAGGGAATCCGACTCAGTTCAGAGGCGCAAGCTTCAGTTATCGATTCAGAGGGCACTGATCCGGAGTCAAGAGCTCGGAGATGAAAAGATCCAGATTGCTGGTCAGATG GTGGAGTTGGTTGAGAACCGAACACGACAGATCGACTGGCACTCTGAGCTTCTCGTCTCCTCTCAAGAAGTCCCCGAGAGCCACGTTCCCACAGCAACAGTCATGACAACCACGGCAGCAGCCATGACGCCCACTTCATCAGCCGCCATCACGCcaggcaaacccggccacctcGACAAGAAGCGCGAGGAAGTGACACCGAGCTCTGGTAGTGCGGACAAATCTGGAGGGAAGCGCTCGAGGCGCCAGAAAAATGGAGAAACTCGCGAAAGCTACGGGGTTGTGGATCACCCTGAAGAGGCGGGAGCGGGGGCGTCTCGGGAAAAACGCGCCAAAACATCGTCCAAGAAGAAGAAACGGTCAAAAGGAAAGTCTGAGAGAGAAGTGTCGCCTCCAGACCTGCCCATTGATCCAGATGAGCCGACCTACTGCCTGTGTGAGCAGGTGTCCTACGGCGAAATGATTGGTTGTGACAACGACGAATGTCCCATTGAGTGGTTTCACTTCTCCTGCGTCGGGCTCCATCATAAGCCCAAGGGAAAGTGGTACTGCCCTAAGTGTAGAGGTGAGAATGAGAAGACCATGGACAAGGCCTTAGAACGGGCCAAAAAGGAGAGGGCATACAACAGGTAG
- the ube2al gene encoding ubiquitin conjugating enzyme E2 A, like isoform X1, protein MSTPARRRLMRDFKRLQEDPPAGVSGAPSENNIMAWNAVIFGPEGTPFEDGTFKLIVEFTEEYPNKPPTVRFVSKMFHPNVYADGSICLDILQNRWSPTYDVSSILTSIQCSSSPPQSLLDEPNPNSPANSQAAQLYQENKREYEKRVSAIVEQSWRDS, encoded by the exons ATGTCCACCCCGGCCAGAAGGAGACTTATGAGAGATTTCAAACG ATTACAAGAGGATCCTCCAGCTGGTGTTAGTGGTGCTCCATCCGAAAACAACATAATGGCGTGGAATGCAGTCATTTTTGG CCCTGAAGGAACTCCCTTTGAGGATG GTACATTTAAACTAATTGTAGAGTTCACGGAAGAATATCCCAACAAACCCCCCACAGTACGATTTGTGTCGAAGATGTTTCATCCAAATG TCTATGCAGATGGAAGTATATGTTTGGACATCCTACAGAATCGTTGGAGTCCCACCTATGATGTTTCTTCTATTCTTACATCTATCCAG tgttcatcttctcctcctcagtctctgCTTGATGAACCAAATCCCAACAGTCCGGCCAACAGCCAGGCAGCTCAGCTCTACCAGGAGAACAAGCGGGAGTACGAGAAGCGTGTGTCTGCCATTGTAGAACAAAGCTGGAGAGACAGTTGA
- the ube2al gene encoding ubiquitin conjugating enzyme E2 A, like isoform X2, giving the protein MSTPARRRLMRDFKRLQEDPPAGVSGAPSENNIMAWNAVIFGPEGTPFEDGTFKLIVEFTEEYPNKPPTVRFVSKMFHPNVYADGSICLDILQNRWSPTYDVSSILTSIQSLLDEPNPNSPANSQAAQLYQENKREYEKRVSAIVEQSWRDS; this is encoded by the exons ATGTCCACCCCGGCCAGAAGGAGACTTATGAGAGATTTCAAACG ATTACAAGAGGATCCTCCAGCTGGTGTTAGTGGTGCTCCATCCGAAAACAACATAATGGCGTGGAATGCAGTCATTTTTGG CCCTGAAGGAACTCCCTTTGAGGATG GTACATTTAAACTAATTGTAGAGTTCACGGAAGAATATCCCAACAAACCCCCCACAGTACGATTTGTGTCGAAGATGTTTCATCCAAATG TCTATGCAGATGGAAGTATATGTTTGGACATCCTACAGAATCGTTGGAGTCCCACCTATGATGTTTCTTCTATTCTTACATCTATCCAG tctctgCTTGATGAACCAAATCCCAACAGTCCGGCCAACAGCCAGGCAGCTCAGCTCTACCAGGAGAACAAGCGGGAGTACGAGAAGCGTGTGTCTGCCATTGTAGAACAAAGCTGGAGAGACAGTTGA